ATGATGACGCTGAACCCGGTCCTGTCCATCGGCGAACAGATGGTTGAATGCCTCAAGGCCCACCGGCGTATTTCCGGCAAGGAAGCACGCGCCATTTGCCTGGACAAACTGCGTCAGGTACAGATCCCTTCGCCGGAAACCCGTCTGGATCAGTACCCCCACGAGCTTTCCGGGGGCATGCGACAGCGGGTGATCATCGCCATCGCGCTGCTGCTGGACCCGGATATCATCATTGCCGATGAGCCGACCACCGCGCTGGACGTGACCATTCAGGCCGAAATCATGGCGTTGCTGCTGGAGCTCTGCGAGCAGCACAACGTCGGCTTGATTCTGATCACCCACGACCTGGGTGTAGTCAGCCAGGTCACCCAGCGCATGCTGGTGATGTACGCTGGGCGTGTGATTGAACAAGGCCCCACCCGCGAAATCATCAACGACCCACAGCACCCTTACACCCAGGGCTTGATCAACGCGCTACCGCAAATGGCGACGCCTGGCGAAAAGCTCAATCAGATCCGCGGCACCATGCCATCGCTTTCCAATCTGCCCAGCGGCTGCGCGTTTCATCCGCGCTGTAACTTTATCAACCGCGCCGATGGAAAGCCGCGCCCTGCCTGCACCGAGCAGGTTCCGGGCTTTGTCGAGTCCGGCAACTGCCGCGTGGCATGCCACATGGTCGCTGAAATGCTTGAAGACCGCCGCTTGAAGGAGGAATCCTCATGAATGCCCCCTCTGAGGCCATAGCGGCCAACCCGACGCCGACCCAAAACGAGAAAAGTGACGACTCGCTGCTGCAGATTCGCGGCTTGAAAAAGCGCTTTTCATTGTCGGGCGATTTTCTTGAACAGCTACGCTTCAAGGGTGGCAAGCTGGTTCGCCACCAGGAATACGTGCACGCCATCAACGGCGTCGATCTCGATATCAAACGCGGCGAAGCACTTTGCGTGGTAGGTGAGTCCGGCTGCGGCAAGTCCACCGTCGCGCGCATGGTCATGGGGTTGATTACCCCCTCAGAAGGCGAGATTCGCTACGGCGGCGAGCGTATTGACAACCTGAGCTCGCGGCAGCTACTGCCCTACCGCAAGCGCATGCAGATGATCTTCCAGAACCCCTATGCGTCGCTCAACCCGCGCATGACCATCCAGCAGACGCTGGAAGAACCGCTTCGGCTTCATCATCCGGATTGGAATCGCGAGAAAATCGAAGCCAAAGTCGACGATGTCATGCAATCGGTAGGCATTGACCCGGACTGGGGCAAGCGCTTCGGCCACGAATTTTCTGGCGGCCAACGCCAGCGTATTGCCATTGCCCGCGCATTGGCCGTCGACCCTGAGTTTATCGTTGCCGATGAGCCCATTTCCGCGCTGGACGTCTCCATTCAGGCGCAGGTGCTCAACCTGCTCATGGAAGCTCAGCAAGAGCGCAACCTGACCTACCTGTTTATCACCCACGACCTGGCAGTCGTCGAACATTTCGGCACCCGCGTCGCCGTCATGTACCTGGGCACGGTGTGTGAGATTGCCACCACGGCGACACTGTTTGAAAAGCCGCGCCACCCTTATACACAGGCGTTGCTGTCGGCGATTCCACGGCTTGAAGATGACCGTCCCCAGCACATCCGCCTTTCAGGCGAAGTGCCCACACCGGTTGATCTGCCCAGCGGCTGCGTATTTCATGGCCGCTGCCCTCATGCCAATGCGCGCTGTAAACAGGAAATCCCTGTCCTGCAGACACAGGATGACGGCACGCGCGTTGCATGCCACGCTGTTGAAGAAGGCCGCCTATGAGGCGGTCGCTGGACCTTACATGGCGCTCTGTACGGAGAGGTAAGGCATGGAAATTCGCTGGCTAGAAGACTTTATCGCCCTGGCCAGAACGCGACACTTCTCCCGCGCTGCCGATGAACAGAACGTCACACAACCCACTTTTTCCCGGCGTATCAAGCTGCTGGAAGAGGAAATGGGCGTGACACTGATAAACCGGCAAACACTGCCGCTTTCATTGACCCCGGCGGGAGACGAGTTCTTGCTGCTATGCGAACAGGTGACTGACCGCGTACGCCTGACGCGAGACCGCGTTCGGGAAATCAGCGCAGGGCAGAAGCGACGCATCATGGTGGCTGCCCCACAAAGCCTGCTGGGGCAGTTTTTGCCCGAGTGGCTAGCTACGACCGGCTGGCAGGAGCGTGTTCAACCCTACCTGCGCGCCACGGGGTGGGTGGCCAGCGATTACTTTCAAGCCCTCCAGCACGGCGAATGTGACTTGGCGATCTGCTACTGGCCGATTGGTCGCTGTGATCTGGACATCGACACCAGCGCCTGTACCTACCGCGTCATCGGCCATGAACGGCTGATTCCGGTGACCGGTGTCGACGAACACTCGGCGCCGAGAGCGTTATTGCCCGGGACTCGCCAGCAGCCACTCCCCTGGCTCGCCTACCCTCAACGGGGCCTGCTGGGCTCGGCAGTGACTGCGCACCTGGCGCGATTACCCCAGAGCAGCTATCTCAATGCGCAAAGCGAAAACCTGTATGCGGCGGGCATCAAGGAGCTCGTGCTGCTCGGCTACGGGATGAGCTGGCTGCCCGAACGCAACGTCGAGGCTGAGCTGCGCCAGGGTAGTCTGGTCCGCGCGGGCGACAGCCGCTGGGACGTCCCCATGGAGCTTCGCCTGTACCGCCACCAAGGCCAGCACCATGGAGAGCTGGACGCCTTCTGGAGTGAACTCCCACACTTTCGCACTTACTAGAGACCCTGCATGTCATCGCAACTATATCGGTTACAGCAAGAGCATCTGACACGCCTGCAGCGCGACTATACCGTCCTGCTTGACGAGCACCAGCTCGACAGCCTGGCGATCTACAGCGGGCACGCCAACGCCTACTTTGCCGACGATCAGGCACCCGCCTTCCAGACCTACGGCCATTTCATGCACTGGGTGCCACTGGCCGACGTGCAGCACAGCTGGCTGGTAATACGCCCACACCAGCGGCCACAACTTTACCTCTATGCCCCGGCGGACTTTTGGCACCTGCCGACTCGGCTTCCCGAAGAACCCTGGGTCGACGAATTTGATATCCACCTCTGCAGCGACCACGTTAGCCCCACGCTGGATGGCCACGCCGCGATTATCGGCGACGTGGCGCAGCTACCCAGCGCCAGCCTGAAGGCGCAGTTGAACCCTGCCACACTGTTGAATCGGCTGGACGAGCTTCGCATCGTCAAATCCGGCTATGAAATCGCCTGCCTACGTGAAGCCAACCGGCTCGCAATCGCCGGGCATGAGGCCGCCCAGGCAGCCTTCCTGGGCGCGTCAGGCGAACTGGATATCCAACTTGCCTACCTGGCCGCTAGCCGCCAGCGCGAGTCGGCGGTTCCTTATCAGAATATTATCGGCCTGAACGATCATGCGGGCGTCCTCCACTACCAGCATTATGACACGACCCCGCCCAGGCGACGCCATAGTCTGCTTGTCGATGCAGGAAGACGCTTTCGTGGTTACTGCGCGGATATTACCCGCACCCACGCCGGGCCAGACGCCCCGGCGCTGTTCGGCGAACTGGTAAGCGCCGTGCACGGGCTGAAAGATAAACTGGTTCAAGGCGTCACAGCGGGTTCGGATTTCATCGCGCTGCACGAGCAAATGCATCAGCGGCTGGGCGATATTTTGATCGACCATGACCTTTTCCGTGGCAGCCGTGAACAGGCCGTTGCCGAAGGTGTCACGCGCGCTTTCTGCCCGCATGGGCTGGGGCATTCACTGGGATTACAGGTGCATGACGTGGCCGGTTTACGCCACCCAGACGGCACTGCTGCGCCAGCGCCCAACGAGCATCCGGCGCTTCGTCTCACGCGTACGCTTTCCAGCGGCATGGTCGTGACCATCGAGCCCGGGCTATATTTTATTCCCATGCTGCTGGCGCCCCTGCGTGAGACATCGCTGCCCATCAACTGGACACTGGTGGATCACTGCATGCCCTGCGGTGGCATTCGCATTGAAGACAATATTGTCGTGACCGACCAGGGGCCGGATAACTTGACTCCTTAAGCTAAAGTCGCACACACCTGATACAAAAACGCCCAGCTTAGCTGGGCGTTTGTTCTAGCTTGGCTAACGCAACGATGTGCGTTCAATATGTCCGGTTAGAAGCGGTATGTAACACCACCACCAACGGTCACCGGATCGATATCCACGGCACCAATGTTGTTACCACTGCCATCTGTAATGTCGGCGTCCACGTCGGCATAGCTGACATAGCCGTTAAGCAAGATGTTGTCTGTCACGGCCAGATCAAGGCCCGCCTGGCCGATCGCACCATAGCTGTCGTCAACTTTGACACCGGCAGCAATGTCTTCGCTATAGAAGTTGGTGTAGTTAAGACCTACGCCTACGTAGGGCTGAATACGCGAATCGACACCGCCCATCGGGTAGTAGTTGAACAGCGCATTAACCGGCAGGCGCTCAACGCTACCGGCATCACCGGCGGCCGTCGTCAAGTCATGCTCATAGCCTTCACCGCTATTTAGCTCGACGCCGAATTTGTCATGGAACAGATAGCCAACGCCGTAGCTATAGCCGTTTTCACTTTCAACGTCGAAGTCTGCTCCCCCTACATTGCTGTCGTCGGAAGCGATGTCCGTTTTAGCGACCCCACCGCGAACAAAAACATCACCCGCGGTGTATGCAAGCGCGGCTTGGCTTGCCATGGCAAAGCCAGCGGTAATCACAGCGGCAGATACAATTTTAAATTGGTTCATCAGGGTCATCCTCTCAACTTTCGCTTGGAGTCCGTTATCAAGCGTCACGTATCATTCACGTCTACAACGTCTACGTTCATACCGTCGGCGACGCTTCGATAACTTGTACAGCAATGAGTATACGAACACCGTTTCCAAACGTCACGTAAAATTTTGTTATAATATTAAGCACAAAATATGCAGAGAAAGGCCAAATTACACGCAAAAAAAAGTCCCCCGAAGGGGACCAGGTGGAGCACGCCAGCTCACTCAGTGTATCGCTACCAGGCGGTAGCGATGTAGGTGAAGAAGTGAGAGAAGCAAGCTATCTAAGCCGTTGTTTCTCTATTCACTCACCCTTTGCCATATACTTTGCGATCTGCGTGCCACTATTTTATAAAACATTAAAAAACAATTACTTATAAAAAAAACGCTTTGCCAATCCAGCATTAATGCTTTTCTTCCAAAGCGCATACGCACCAAGAATGATCAATTTTACTACTAAGCGAGTCAGGATGATGCAGCATGGCGTATTCCCTCAGCCGTGACCTACTGGGTTCGCTTGGCGCGAAGCCTTGCCCTCACGTACACTTGTTTGAATCTTTTAACACGTATTCGACAAGCCGAGGGCCCTTCCATGGCGTTTGACTCCACCTCTTCCTATATTGCCACTGATGCGCTCAAGCAGGCGGTCAATGCTGCCGTGGTGCTTGAGCGCCCGCTGTTGATCAAGGGCGAGCCGGGCACCGGCAAGACCCTGCTGGCCGAAGAACTGGCCGAGTCGCTCGGTACCCAGTTGATCACCTGGCACATCAAGTCCAGCACCAAAGCGGCCCAGGGGCTTTATGAGTACGATGCGGTAAGCCGTCTGCGTGATTCGCAGCTGGGCGTTGAAGGCGTGGAGAATGTTGCCAACTACATCAAGCCCGGCAAGCTATGGGAAGCCTTTAGCTCCGGCGAGCGGGTGGTGTTGCTGATCGACGAGATCGACAAGGCCGATATCGAGTTCCCCAACGATCTGCTCCAGGAGCTGGATCGGATGGAGTTTCACGTTTACGAGACCGGCGAAACCATTCGCGCCGAGTACCGCCCGATCATCGTCATCACCTCCAATAACGAAAAAGAGCTGCCCGACGCCTTTTTGCGCCGCTGCTTTTTCCACTACATCGAATTCCCCGACCGGGAAACCATGCAGGCGATTGTGGATGTGCACTTCCCGGATATCGCCCCTAGGCTTGTCAGCGAAGCCCTGGAAGTCTTCTTCGACCTGCGTGACGCCCCGGGACTCAAGAAAAAGCCCTCAACCTCGGAACTGGTCGATTGGCTTAAATTGCTGATGGCCGACGATATTGCCCAGGAAGCACTGTATAACCGCGACCCGTCAAAAGCACTGCCGCCGATGGCCGGTGCCCTGGTCAAAAACGAGCAGGATACCCAACTGCTCGAGCGCCTGGCGTTTATGATCCGTCGCCAGAAAGGCAGAGGCCGCTAAGCCATGTTTATCGGCTTATTTGAAACATTAAAGCGCGCGGGCGTGCCTGTCTCGCTGCGCGAGCTGCTTGACCTTCACGCAGTGGTAGAGCGCGGCGTGGTATTCGCCGATATGGAAGCCTTCTATCAGGTGGCACGTACGGTCATGGTCAAGGACGAGCGCCACTTCGACCGCTTTGACCGTGCCTTTGCCGCCTGGTTTAAAGGCCTCGAGGACATGGACGCCGCCATTGAGGCGCTGATCCCTGACGAGTGGCTGCGCCGTGAGTTCGAGAAGCAACTGACGGACGAAGAGAAAGCCAAAATCGAATCCTTGGGCGGCCTCGAAGAACTGATCGAGACGTTTAAAAAGCGTCTGGAAGAGCAGAAAGAGCGCCACGCGGGCGGCAATAAATGGATTGGTACCGGCGGCACCAGCCCCTTTGGTGCCTATGGCTATAATCCGGAAGGCATTCGTATCGGCCAGGATGGCTCGCGCCATCGTCGCGCCACCAAGGTGTGGGACGAGCGCCGCTTTCGCGACTACGACGACTCGCTGGAGCTGGGCACGCGTAACATCAAAATGGCGCTGCGCCGCCTGCGCAAGTTTGCCCGCCAGGGGGCGCTTGA
This window of the Halomonas sp. SH5A2 genome carries:
- a CDS encoding ABC transporter ATP-binding protein is translated as MALLEVTNLDVRFGLRQGEVRALRDVNFTLERGERLGIVGESGAGKSVAAFSLLNLIAKPGYIAGGSISFEGKTLNTMSERGLRKVRGNRISMIFQDPMMTLNPVLSIGEQMVECLKAHRRISGKEARAICLDKLRQVQIPSPETRLDQYPHELSGGMRQRVIIAIALLLDPDIIIADEPTTALDVTIQAEIMALLLELCEQHNVGLILITHDLGVVSQVTQRMLVMYAGRVIEQGPTREIINDPQHPYTQGLINALPQMATPGEKLNQIRGTMPSLSNLPSGCAFHPRCNFINRADGKPRPACTEQVPGFVESGNCRVACHMVAEMLEDRRLKEESS
- a CDS encoding ABC transporter ATP-binding protein, encoding MNAPSEAIAANPTPTQNEKSDDSLLQIRGLKKRFSLSGDFLEQLRFKGGKLVRHQEYVHAINGVDLDIKRGEALCVVGESGCGKSTVARMVMGLITPSEGEIRYGGERIDNLSSRQLLPYRKRMQMIFQNPYASLNPRMTIQQTLEEPLRLHHPDWNREKIEAKVDDVMQSVGIDPDWGKRFGHEFSGGQRQRIAIARALAVDPEFIVADEPISALDVSIQAQVLNLLMEAQQERNLTYLFITHDLAVVEHFGTRVAVMYLGTVCEIATTATLFEKPRHPYTQALLSAIPRLEDDRPQHIRLSGEVPTPVDLPSGCVFHGRCPHANARCKQEIPVLQTQDDGTRVACHAVEEGRL
- a CDS encoding LysR family transcriptional regulator, with product MEIRWLEDFIALARTRHFSRAADEQNVTQPTFSRRIKLLEEEMGVTLINRQTLPLSLTPAGDEFLLLCEQVTDRVRLTRDRVREISAGQKRRIMVAAPQSLLGQFLPEWLATTGWQERVQPYLRATGWVASDYFQALQHGECDLAICYWPIGRCDLDIDTSACTYRVIGHERLIPVTGVDEHSAPRALLPGTRQQPLPWLAYPQRGLLGSAVTAHLARLPQSSYLNAQSENLYAAGIKELVLLGYGMSWLPERNVEAELRQGSLVRAGDSRWDVPMELRLYRHQGQHHGELDAFWSELPHFRTY
- the pepQ gene encoding Xaa-Pro dipeptidase, which encodes MSSQLYRLQQEHLTRLQRDYTVLLDEHQLDSLAIYSGHANAYFADDQAPAFQTYGHFMHWVPLADVQHSWLVIRPHQRPQLYLYAPADFWHLPTRLPEEPWVDEFDIHLCSDHVSPTLDGHAAIIGDVAQLPSASLKAQLNPATLLNRLDELRIVKSGYEIACLREANRLAIAGHEAAQAAFLGASGELDIQLAYLAASRQRESAVPYQNIIGLNDHAGVLHYQHYDTTPPRRRHSLLVDAGRRFRGYCADITRTHAGPDAPALFGELVSAVHGLKDKLVQGVTAGSDFIALHEQMHQRLGDILIDHDLFRGSREQAVAEGVTRAFCPHGLGHSLGLQVHDVAGLRHPDGTAAPAPNEHPALRLTRTLSSGMVVTIEPGLYFIPMLLAPLRETSLPINWTLVDHCMPCGGIRIEDNIVVTDQGPDNLTP
- a CDS encoding OmpW/AlkL family protein, which translates into the protein MNQFKIVSAAVITAGFAMASQAALAYTAGDVFVRGGVAKTDIASDDSNVGGADFDVESENGYSYGVGYLFHDKFGVELNSGEGYEHDLTTAAGDAGSVERLPVNALFNYYPMGGVDSRIQPYVGVGLNYTNFYSEDIAAGVKVDDSYGAIGQAGLDLAVTDNILLNGYVSYADVDADITDGSGNNIGAVDIDPVTVGGGVTYRF
- a CDS encoding AAA family ATPase, translated to MAFDSTSSYIATDALKQAVNAAVVLERPLLIKGEPGTGKTLLAEELAESLGTQLITWHIKSSTKAAQGLYEYDAVSRLRDSQLGVEGVENVANYIKPGKLWEAFSSGERVVLLIDEIDKADIEFPNDLLQELDRMEFHVYETGETIRAEYRPIIVITSNNEKELPDAFLRRCFFHYIEFPDRETMQAIVDVHFPDIAPRLVSEALEVFFDLRDAPGLKKKPSTSELVDWLKLLMADDIAQEALYNRDPSKALPPMAGALVKNEQDTQLLERLAFMIRRQKGRGR
- a CDS encoding vWA domain-containing protein — protein: MFIGLFETLKRAGVPVSLRELLDLHAVVERGVVFADMEAFYQVARTVMVKDERHFDRFDRAFAAWFKGLEDMDAAIEALIPDEWLRREFEKQLTDEEKAKIESLGGLEELIETFKKRLEEQKERHAGGNKWIGTGGTSPFGAYGYNPEGIRIGQDGSRHRRATKVWDERRFRDYDDSLELGTRNIKMALRRLRKFARQGALEEFDVDSTIRETAKDAGLLNVQMRPERHNAVKVLLFLDVGGSMDDHIRVCEELFSAARSEFKHLEHYYFHNCLYEGVWRNNRRRGSERIPTMDVLHTYGADYQVVIVGDAAMSPYEVTHPGGSVEHFNDEPGGLWLKRLCETFPRLAWLNPMPPRAWEYTYSTQLIREIIDDRMYPMTMEGLETAMRELAKK